Proteins co-encoded in one Montipora capricornis isolate CH-2021 chromosome 12, ASM3666992v2, whole genome shotgun sequence genomic window:
- the LOC138026072 gene encoding coiled-coil domain-containing protein 175-like codes for MLKGRSESSEITPLVNSAVEKLQELGHHMRRSKHGIEAVDTSGVDVVIKALKDLETERMKLHELLETETITASVLRYKLQYLPGDIKSEIQAAVHSARQSNEAEIKRLKTQLNTIIKNIESLEKRHQELAKENAKLEPERNEMQSGHDEIIALLNQKMADKASKQITLNETRDKLRETYKRIIDLEDSIVQLKEDLAYEREEARLEKEKLKQSVADTQKKAEEQKKLNIEKRKDIDKLQEELVDSESVLDSKRKIIRKFETSRNRLEAQEVQLNRHLQKEIKDNSNLTQEGMKIVKEHNEMATALEEKKKSLVDQLDKIKANLKQAEEQDKLLTFEKESLQKELDRALEVREQDKELVRKHERKLAKAKASLQSQNSQCSKIRSENIELEEEFNQLEESHKATVDVLNKEIEASKAALTSERKDRQVLQTKRDHGTKDFNEFKAEYGRFMATMSKRVTEGKAEHSKLTERGTQLQKDLKKDEIDITNKQKLLKKGKQDYTTLQKQLKTQLKSLQESIEKLEKERERKRDLIEDKAPIFKDMEDQFKERSQEFETTKKNIVDLKNKKASLETSVQRAQRDVEKLAEPQTRLHRKLRERRVEALGQLKSQSEEVKKIEMSIFSSGQRLGAVLKENRRFKQAIKQLEEEIEITQKTMIANTGTKHLLDKQLLDFRGTLHENWREDFLLDKIYAERDLKMLDDIERLQEETSVREERIDEIHQQLEEELSVLAQFIDGVANLRPKDTGQSERKVGDKTKARSGVSSHHSATLSAQTTETTNTQKTH; via the exons GAAACTGCACGAGTTGTTGGAGACGGAAACAATCACAGCTAGTGTTCTGAGATACAAGCTACAGTACCTTCCTGGTGATATTAAATCTGAGATACAAG CTGCTGTTCATTCAGCAAGACAGTCAAATGAAGCAGAAATAAAGAGACTTAAG ACCCAGCTAAACACGATCATAAAAAACATTGAATCTTTGGAGAAAAGGCACCAAGAACTtgccaaagaaaatgcaaaactgGA GCCTGAACGTAATGAAATGCAAAGTGGACATGATGAGATTATTGCACTTCTCAACCAAAAGATGGCTGACAAGGCCAG TAAGCAAATCACTCTGAATGAGACTCGTGACAAACTGCGAGAGACATATAAAAGG ATCATTGACCTGGAAGATTCCATTGTTCAGCTGAAAGAAGACTTAGCTTATGAAAGAGAGGAAGCTAGGCTGGAGAAAGAGAAACTAAAGCAGTCTGTA GCTGACACCCAGAAGAAGGCTGAGGAGCAGAAGAAGTTAAACATTGAAAAGAGAAA GGACATTGACAAATTACAAGAAGAGTTGGTCGACAGTGAATCAGTCTTAGACTCAAAGAGAAAG ATTATCAGAAAGTTTGAAACATCACGAAACCGATTGGAAGCCCAGGAAGTTCAGCTAAACCGACATCTCCAGAAGGAGATAAAAGATAACTCCAATCTTACGCAAGAAGG CATGAAAATTGTGAAGGAGCACAATGAAATGGCTACAGcgttggaagaaaaaaagaaatctttggTGGATCAACTTGATAAG ATTAAAGCAAATCTGAAACAAGCAGAGGAACAAGATAAACTGCtgacttttgaaaaagaatctCTGCAAAAAG AACTAGACAGAGCTCTTGAAGTACGGGAGCAAGATAAAGAATTGGTtcgaaaacatgaaagaaa ACTTGCAAAAGCGAAGGCATCTTTACAAAGCCAGAATTCGCAATGTTCAAAGATAAGATCAGAGAACATCGAACTGGAAGAGGAGTTTAACCAGCTGGAGGAAAGCCACAA GGCAACCGTAGACGTGCTCAACAAAGAAATTGAGGCATCAAAAGCTGCTTTGACGTCTGAAAGAAAAGACAG ACAAGTCTTGCAGACGAAACGAGACCACGGGACTAAAGATTTCAACGAGTTTAAGGCTGAATACGGCCGATTTATGGCAACCATGTCCAAGAGAGTTACCGAAGGCAAAGCGGAGCATTCCAAACTAACTGAACGA GGAACGCAGCTGCAGAAAGACTTGAAGAAAGATGAAATTGATATCACCAACAAACAGAAGCTattgaaaaaaggcaaacaagaCTATACAACTTTACAGAAACAGCTCAAGACGCAACTGAAAAGTCTACAG GAAAGTATTGAGAAACtggagaaagagagagaaaggaaaagagacctAATTGAAGACAAAGCG CCAATCTTTAAGGATATGGAAGATCAATTTAAAGAGCGGAGTCAGGAATTTGAGACGACAAAAAAGAATATAGTGG ATCTGAAAAATAAGAAGGCAAGTTTGGAGACATCTGTCCAGCGTGCCCAGAGGGACGTGGAAAAGTTAGCCGAGCCACAG ACCCGGTTGCACCGGAAGTTGCGTGAAAGGCGAGTTGAGGCTTTGGGGCAGCTAAAGAGCCAATCGGAGGAGGTTAAAAAGATTGAAATGTCGATCTTTTCTTCCGGTCAGAGGCTTGGTGCGGTGCTCAAGGAAAACCGGAG GTTCAAACAG GCCATTAAGCAACTAGAAGAGGAGATTGAAATCACACAAAAGACAATGATTGCAAACACTGGAACAAAACACTTGCTGGATAAACAGCTATTGGATTTTAGGG GAACGCTACATGAAAACTGGAGAGAAGACTTTCTCCTTGATAAA ATTTACGCTGAGCGAGATTTGAAGATGCTTGATGATATCGAGAGACTTCAGGAGGAAACGAGTGTTAGAGAAGAAAG AATCGATGAAATCCACCAACAGCTCGAGGAAGAACTGTCTGTGCTGGCTCAGTTTATAGATGGTGTGGCCAACCTAAGACCGAAAG ATACTGGCCAGTCCGAAAGGAAAGTTGGAG ATAAAACGAAAGCCAGATCTGGAGTGTCTTCCCATCACTCAGCTACATTGTCAGCCCAAACCACTGAGACCACCAACACACAGAAAACACACTag